A region of the Cricetulus griseus strain 17A/GY chromosome 7, alternate assembly CriGri-PICRH-1.0, whole genome shotgun sequence genome:
agagatccacctgcctctgtctcccaagtgctggaattaaaggcatgcccgGCTCACTTGTCTATTTTTAATCTAGTGTgaattacttctttttttcttttggtttttcaaaacagggtttctctgtggctttggaggctgtcctggactagctcttgtagacctggttggtctccaactcacagagatctgcctgcctctgcttccccagtgctgggattagaggcatgtgccaccaacgcccagcggctAATGTGAATTACTTCTAAGAATATAATTAAATTCTTctaatattcatttttttctatttagtgTACAGCATTTAATTTTTACTGACAAGTTCCCTATAGTTATTAAATATAGTTCACAAGACTCTTCTTGATTGAACACTGGTTGAATGGTTCACTATTCCCTACATTAGTTGAGTTCCTCTCTGATGTTATTTTTTGATGTACAGTAAGTCTTGAGCCACTCCCGAAGGCTTTCCCACAGTCATTACACTTATAGGGTTTTTCTTCAGTATGCGTTCTCAGGTGCACAGTGAAGTCTGAGTTAGTTCTAAAGGCCTTTCCACATTCTTCACATTTACAGGGCCTTTCCccagtatgaattctctgatgcAGAGTTAGCTGTGACAGAGCAATACAACCTTTCCCGCATTCCTTACAGGCATCCGGcttttctccagtatgtgttctccAGTGCACTGTAAGGTACAAACCCCtcctgaaggctttcccacacacATCACATTTATAGGGCTTTTCTCCACTCTGGATCTTCTGATGTTCTGTGACCTGCACCATCTGGCTAAATGCTTTCCCACAGTCGTTATACTTgaatggtttctctccagtatgtgttcgcTGATGGGAATTAAATCCTGAGTTACTTGTGAAAACTttcccacattcattacatttatcgggtttctctccagtatgccTTCCCCGATACACAGTTAGCTGTGATGTATTAGTGGATGCTTTATCACATTCCCTACATTTATGCGGCTTTTCTCCGGTGTGGGTTCTTTGATGCACAATAAGGTATGACTTGGTCCTGAAGGACTTTCCACAATCATAACACCCATATGGTTTCACGCCACTATGAATTTTCCGATGCTCCATTTTGGTGAATGCTCTCTCACAGTCAGTACATTTATATGGCTTCTCCCAGGTATGAGTCCTCTGATGTACAGTTAAGTGGAATTTTACCCTGAAAGACTCCCCACATTCATTACACAGGTAAGGCTTTTCTTCAGTGTGAACGCGCTGATGTATGATGAGAGGTGGAGAGCGCACGGAGGCCTTCCCACATTCACTGTatttatagggtttctctcctgtgtgcaTTCGGTGGTGGACAGTAAGGAGTGAATAGCTGATAAATGTTTTTCCACATTCATCGcatttataaggtttctctcctgcatGGATTCTTTGATGCTCTATGAGATTTGCTATACAGCCGGAAGCTTTCCCACATTTATTACATTCATATGGTCCCCGCCCCCATGAGTTCTGATATGTACAACAAGTCTTGTATTGCTTATTATAGGTTTTCCCACATTCATTACATCTAAAGGGTTTCTCTCTAGTATGGATTCTTTGATGAACATTAAAAATTGTGGTATTCTTGAAAGATTTTCCACACTCATTGCCTTTGTATGGTTTCGCCTCAGTGTGGGTTTTCTAAGAGGATTTATTTCTGAAGGCTTTCATTTGTAGGGCTTCTCACCATTGTGAGTTTCCTGATGTCGTGCAAGTTTTGATTTATCACTAAATGCTTTCCCACATTGGATGCATTTACAGGCTTTCTCTCCAGTCTGAATTCTTTGAGGTTGATTAAGGCAGACACATTGGCTAAAGGGTTTCCCACAGACATTACACTGGCAAGGTTTCTCCTTAGTATGAATCCTTTGATATACCAGAAGTGATGAAGAAACAATGAAGACTTTTCCACATTCGTCACATTTATAGGGTTTTCCCCCagtgtggattttttttaatgttgactGAGATATGAGGGCTGGCTGAACATTTCtcccacattcattacattcataaggtttttcTTTAGTGTGAATTCTCTGATGTTGAATGAATAGTGATTTATAACAAAAGGCCTTCTCACATGCGCTACAGTTATAGGGTTTTTCTTTagtactggatttttttttctcaaaataaattctGAAGTCTGCCTTATGGTTTTGTTGCCTTTTGTATCCCTGTAAATTATCTTCCCCAAATGGGTATCTGTAATCAAATCTAATTTCTCTGTCAATTTTTTCTCATGTATTTGGCATTTTCTGCCAGGTTTTTCTGTGACAATTCCTGGCTCTGGAGAAAGAGCAGATCCAAGTCTCAAGCCCCTTTGAGCAGCAAGGGTTTTCTTCTGTGTTATCAGGGTGTGGCTCAGATGACTCCTCTGAATATTCTGTAGTTTTAATATCCTCTCATTCCATTTCCCAAACCTTCCCATTCTGGAGTCCCACAGGCCATTCTCTGCCAGTTTCTTTACAATGATCTTCTGTgataaatctttttcaaaaatattctctGATAGTATAGCATCCTTAGTTGCAGATTTGGTCTTCAAGTctgggggaaaagaagaaaaaaatcaaattgcttttatttcctaAGCTGGGGAACTTTCACTGTttaatatttaactttattttctagGAAAATAGAAAGTAGAATTGAGAAGATGGTGTAGTTGAATAAAGgaccaaaataataaatgtatgtatgtatatgtatgtatgagacATAtatctcaagctggcctcaaaatatggagccaaagatgaccttcagtcttcctgcctccacttctagAGTGCTGGGCTTGtaggcatgtaccaacacacCTCATTTACATTGGTActgaggattgaatccagggattcatgcatgctaggtatgTACTCTACCATCCAAGGTACAAGTTATACCCCtatcttaatttaaattttattatttatttttagagtaGCAAATTCAGTGagtttttttcctaataaaaatcACTCAGAAGGGAGGGCTgtagagattgctcagtgattaagagcattggctgctttttcCAGAGCACCTGTATTTAatacccagcactcacatggcagctcacaaccatagtaactccagttccaagggaatccAACATTCTCTTTGACCCTTCATGGTCattgcacatacatggtgcatagacatacatacaggaaaaaatattcacatacacaaaataaacataaatcttacaaaaaatcATTCAAGGGCGAAGGAATCTCAGTGAAGTACTTGCTGTACAAGAATGGGGACTTGAGTTCTGATTCCCAGAGTTCTTGCATAAAAGATGGCATGCTTCTAGttccagtgctgggaggcagagacacaaggATCCCCAGAGCGCACTGACTAGCCAGCCTATCCAATGATcatccaggttcaatgagagatcctctctcaaaaaccaAGCTGCATATAAAACCTACCATTTTATAagatctctatctatctatctatctatctatctatctatttccaCACATATATGATTATCCTACATAGGGGATAATACTCCTTCCAAAAGACACAGGTTGCTCATAAAAATCCCAGTGCTAGGTGTATGATATCTCCTTGAGTTATTGGTCAGAAGTGTCCTAGAGATACCCTCCTAATAATATATGCCACTGCTATTGTTCCCAGGAACTTGACAGTAAGactttattgctgaagacaccatacattTTGATCATTAgatcatggagaaatcaagttggtaccAACCTTTCTTCCTGCAAGCTAGCTTTCATAGTAATaaaaggtgctatgcaggctgctgtTGGGGGGGGGTAGTTCACCagcagtcttacccagctgtgactCTGTGAACCATAATAATGACCAACATGGCAAGACATGATCATGAGTACAATACTGGCATGAATGCTATGTGTTTAATTAAATGACCAATCACTTTCTTATTGGGTTTTAGGTCTGCCCCACAGGAGGAAACAcatacctggtactgtaaatcttgCCAATAACCCTTGGTTGGGGAACTTACAGGCATCAAGGTGAACATGCTATTGTTAACACTAGGCAAGTAGTAGATTTTATGGCAAAAACCATGACCAGAGATAAGGTATTTCATGAGCACCTGATTTTATGATGTTATCTCTTTATGTGTTGCTAATTATTCACCCGAGTGGAAGCTGTTCCGACCCCTCAAATGTCTCTCTATAGTGGTCTCCCCTGGCAACcctatttagagagagagagagagagagagagagagagagagagagagagagagagagaatgtgtgttgaGTGCCATCCTCAATGGCCTCCATCTCATTCTttgacagaatctctcactgaacctgaagtttaCTGATTTGGATAGAagaactggccagcaagccccaggaatcctcttgTCTCCGGCTTgccacactgggattacaagcacacactgtTTCGTTTATCaatgtgggggtggtggtggtggtggtgtctaaattaggtcctcatgcttgcacagcaagcactttacccactgagccatctccccctcccccaagggagaTGTTCTCATTTTCATCATTATCCTTTCATATCTCATTTACCTCATAGCTAAGAAGCATCACAACCACTGGTTAGCCTTTTGTGTCTACTTGTCAACCATCTATTTGTTGAATTAAATGTTTACCATGACATCTACTCGTTTTTTGTTGCCTTAGTATCCAACCTAATTCATAGTACTCCGATGTATAATACattctaaataaatgaatactctATTTTGATTTCAGCTGATTCCTTTTTTTGAATTCTCACCTAGTTAAGAACTCAGAGGAGGGGAAAAAGATCCCTGGCTTAGAACCCTGCAGGTAAAAGAACATTAAATCATTAGCAAAGAGGCTTAGCTTAGGAGGAATCAGTGATGACCCTTAACGaattttcagaagagaaaaagaaatgtcagcTGATGGCGAGAtagtgaaaaatgaaagaaatcacaaAATTAACTAGAAAGAACTGAAAGGGGTATGTTATGAATGTTTGCACGAAGAAGGAATAACTGTGAAAATTATGCTCCCAAGAAAACAGAGTTGGACAGGGTTGGGAAAGAGAATCAAAGTAGGGGGCAGAGGAgctggagaagaaaagagggagtgGATTTGATGGGCACAGACTGAGGAATGGAATGGGGATGTTTTCCTTTGAGAAAGCTTTGGAAAAAGATTTCATGTCTTTGTTCACTATCCTCCAATGACTGATGCTGGAAATGAACCCATCTTCCTGCTTACATTAACTTACCTCCATAGGAAGCTCTTGAAATTTCTCTCACCACTGCCCATGGATGTTTCCCATTTTCCAAATGAGATATCATGTCTGGTTTAGAAACTACAAGCCATGGTCAGGGGAAAAAACAACAGGATTATTGGTTGTATAAACATAATGCTAAATTCAGTCTCAGTGTTTAGCCTTCTGTCTGGGGTGCCATCATAGGAAGTTCCATCATCCAATAACAGTTGCCAGCAGGCACACGTAACTGTTTAAATTAGAACCGGTTAGTTATAATCAAGGAAAATGTAGAATTAGGTTATTCAGGTGGACTAGCCACATTTCAGATGCACAAAAGCTCAGGTGGTTAAGGTAGATGGTAGGAGGAAGCACAATGCCCACAGCACAGCAGAGCACTGTAGTGATGTAACACTGATGGACTCTGGGACCTTAACATTGAGTTGGGTGGGATGCCAGATCATGGAACAATCTGAGTTCACAAGGAAAGTGAACACATCCATTACATTCTTTGTAGAGCCAAAAGCCATTCCCACTTAGAGAAATGACCAGAAAAAATTTGgtctgaaatctatgggactgTCAGCAATCTTCAAGATACCAAAGAAACATGTATTTCTTAATCTACAATTAGCAAGATCATCTAGTTAAGAATAAGAAACAGCATAATGTAACCTGGCTCTaagattttgctttttaaatgtgcttatgcgcatgtgagtgcatgtgtgtgtgtgcaggtggacATGTATGAGTGTGCCCGTACATGTGCAAgctagaggacaacctcaggtgtcttcctcaggaGCAATGTCCATCCCCTTTGTTCACTCATCTGGAGCTCATGAATCACACTAGATGGGCTGGACAGTGGGCCTCAGGGATGGggtcctcctgcatctgcctccccagtactgtgCGCTCACAAGTGTGTGCTGTGCTCACAagcgtgtgccactacacctggcgaGCTCAGGTCTCCCTGGCAACTACCTTACTGACTGAGCCTTCCCCTATCCCCGCATCAAGAGGTTCTGATGACAGAACTCTGAACAAAAATTTTGGGAAGAACTCTGGAGAGTCTATGTCCTTGGCAAATGTGGTCAAATGAGCAAGTCCATTAGTTCACTTACCCAGGGAGAGCAGATTCTTGTAACTCTCCAGCATCACATTCTTGTGTAGCTTCCTCTGTGTAGGGTCCACCAGTCTCCACTCTTCCAGGGTGAAGTCTATAGCCACATCCTTAAATATCACTGATtcctaacaaacaaacaatctcTCAGACCTGTTAGGCAAGTAGTAGATATAAAGCTGTGGGAACTCCAGAAGGCAGAACCACTATATTACGAAGATCAGTCCATCTTGTGCTCACAGCACACATAACAAGAATTTAAAGTGTCAAGAAAACCATTTTCCATTCTTAAGTGTTTTATGTAATAGAAGGATTATTTTCAACCCggttttatttaagtttttttgttttttttgttttttgagacagggtttcttggtgttgcccttgttgtcctggaactcactctgtagatcaggctggcctctgccctgcaagtgctgggatttaaggatgtattccatcatataaattctAAATATTGGCTCTACAATATTACTGGGCatcaaatttcatatttttactaCTTTTCTCAAAAGTCTTCTAAATATTTGATAAGAGTAGTTTCCAACCAAGTTATCTTTGCTTTCTCAAAATCCTGGCTTCTGTAGTATGAATTGTATAAGTTATTTACCAGGTCAAagactttttattttcctaaggTTCAAGATTCTAAGTCTAAAACTAtcgtattggttacttttctcattgttacaATGAAATTCCTGATGGAAGCATCTTAAGGAAGGGAAGGTTTGTTTTGGCCCATCCATCGTAGTGCGGaaggaagtcacagtggcagtgAAGGCACGAGGCAGCGGGTTTCAtcgcatctgcagtcaggaagcagagaaaggatgctgatgctcagctcaattcctccttttattcagtccaagactccagcccatggaatggtgccactcacaccCAAGTGGGTCTCATGCATACTTGAGaaactttcaattttaaaagtgtAGGGGTTGGGGCATAGCTCACtcagtagagtgtttgcttagcatttacaaagacctgggtttgacAGCTACCACCACACAAAGTATGAAATTTGCAGGTGGCTGATATCtaccatttattctttttatatttgataCTTTACACCTGTAGCTCCTCAAGATAAGCTGTGTAAAATATACTTGCTTTCTAATAAAACCACtttgataaatataaaaaaagaagaaatttacagGTGGCACatacttgaaatcccagcacttaggaagtggaggcagaaagatcaagagtTCTAAGTTCTGAATGATTTctcttttagaaacatttttagatttagctatttatttttctacttgtgCAGATAGGGCACActgcacatgtggaagtcagagaaaaacttccaggagtcagttctctgcttccactatGTAGatcctggggattaaacccagttCAAAGGGTGAGCAGCAAGCACCTTAGTCTGCTGAGCTCTCTTGCTGGCAAGGCTCTCGTGATTCCCcgcaggttgtgtgtgtgtgtgtgtgtgtgtgtgtgtgtgtgtgtgtgtgtgtgtaagaaatccacagctcttcaccctccatgggaaaaaaagcagaaatttccctcccaagtaacctgtactttaacaactgttgccccttccccagcaattaaacgattcaaagacaacacaatagcattcttttgttaacaatcacacatttacgatcacacttcatacacacatgtgtggccacacatacatatagaacatatatacatcttttgaacaaaagtcacaaaggagaggaggtgtcagggatggctatccttaccatagcttggcatctttggagggtcttgaagactgctgcatctttgtccattcctgtatggtcttttgtagggcctgggtcttttctttatgcacttggacatattctcctttctcatccgaTGCGACAGATGATGAGGGTGGCTTGCGATTAGAGCTCTGGGAGACcggctgaaagtccagggctatgtaattcacactggcagtactcttttttggagctgggttgttagtgccactgggtacaggggatgaagactttgggttctgcatagggacatagttctcctcactgtctctggagtctgtattggagatggaatgccagtactgggaggagctggagttaaaggtgtggttgaccgtggacaaagacttggtgacaggtgtcttgaaagggagctcattgatgacagtgttgtatagtgtctattgccctgggcaagtttttgtgtggctgtatcactctcctgtccagtgctctgagagaagctgcactggtggacaaggcaggctggatgtggcttggcacaggtagctggctagagtgtgaaagggctgaggactttcttgctcagagcaggtgatgactggagctgctgaattagtgccccaactttttctcaagaggcaatttctccagccagcctgtgcacaccacatcgttgctggctgactggagcccacagcaggctcgagtggacaaaagcatgggctgctgggtcaactggctgctggtgggtagctcatggaggagggattcctcagtggcagATTTCCcgcatttctttaataattttcttagcattattgcttaatccaatgttaaaattaaatcttaccagtaccttgtctctttaaactttatctgtgtgattgactgtgatctctattccaatccaactctcttaggtgTCCAGTGCCTTTGcagtccaactctcttaggagttgaggcaccccttccagtaactttccaatacaactctctcaggagttgaggcaccccttttccagtgcttctacaatccaactctcttaggagttgaggtacctattttctagtaccttttgccaatcaaactctctcaggagttgaggtaactattttctagtaccttttgcaatccaccctcacaactccttacttgctttccagccttctgagggtgatctctcagggtctcctttctttcctgatgtcggtgaaacctccatttgtggctgctcttggccactaagtccgagtattgggcgaaagcctggagatttggatgaaccacacgACTCCTGGcccttttctgagagaatctctctcacctttattgtggagcagccttatatacaaacttacaaaaaccccaggtcaaagggttcacaacaggatattgatcccagtggggtgaggtcaggaaaacaagaggtacctgtggttatgctggaaaacaactcttagagaccccgtgggggctgggttccaacagcAGTGTGTGCCAAAAATTAACAACTACAGCTTCCTCCTCCCAATGActgcagcctgagactgctccctTACAGAGAACTGTCTATCAGACTGGCTAACCCTTCCTTCTGTGCTGTACATAATAAAAGTGTTGAGTTCCTGGGTTGCTATGCAGTAACTGGTCCATCTCCATCAGAGCATACAAGCCCACTCCATCCCCGACTTTCTGTGtgtcctttctttattcctttattgCCCTATTCAGGGGACCAAGCTCGGCTGGATGTGGAGACTTCCTATCTTGTAtattgaagcagggtttctcacttGAACCAGATCTTACCAGTTTGGCTAACATGGTAGACATGCTCTCAGTATCCTGTGTCTACCTCCTAGACACTGGAAGTACAGTGACCATCATATCCACTTAGCATGACATGGTTCTGGGGATCCCAATTCCAATCCCCACACCTGCATAGCAAGTGCCCTACCTTTGGAGTCAGCTCCCCAGTCcctataatgaaaattaaaaatgtaaacctACTTAAATAAGTCTTAAGTCTATTACTATGGATGTTACTATATTCCTGGCATTAGGTTTTAACATGTAAAGCAAGATTCAGGCTATGTGACTAAAGGATATTTTACCATTAGTGATTATAATGTGACCACCTGCCAAATTTAGGGCTGCCACTACTAATAGAAAAGAAACCTCCCAAATGGATGTTACAAGCTCTAGGCTACCATACCTCTCCAAGTATTCACTGTGAACTTTCAGTGATCTGGGAATATAAGGACAGGCCCAGAGGTGGCTTGCTCTTTATCCCCCTCACAAATGATGGTAGACATCACCTTCACCAATACTGTTTCTTTTGCTGGAAGAACAGATACTCACCTGACTGTGTAACTTCAGAACTCAAAGGGACACAAGAAAGGATCACCCAGTTCTATTGCCTAGGACCCTCAGTAGCGCTTCAGTAGGTACCACCAGGCCACTCTGCAGTCTACTTAGGGCTGAGATTAGGGCCCCCTAATGTCCAATCATCTTCATCTTCCACTTTGTGTGAGATggtgacagacacacataatgGAGAAAGATAATTGGttgtttaaaaagttttaaaacaataaaccTATCAAAATAAAAGCCAAGTAATAATAGGGCCTTTAGATACTACATGCGTCTCTTTCTTTAGTATGGGGAGTAGATTAGTATTTGTCTTGTGCAAGAATTATTATTTGGATATTTCCAAAACCTAAGAACACCATCTGTTTTCTATGATTGAAAATCATCCAGGTCTGGGTAAACAGCCCAGCTGTGAAGTGCTTGCCCTGTAAGCtcaaggacctgtgtttgatctgACACTCAAGAGAGAAAATGCTGGTATGgcagtacatgcttgtaatccctgtGCCGGGGGAGAGAAGGATCCCTGTGCTCCTTATCCAGACATGTAGCCTTAGTTGGTGAGCTTCATGTCAAATAGAGTCCCTGtttctcttggggctggagagacggctcagtagttatgagcacatactgctctttcagaggactgagctggtttccagcacctacactggGTAGTTTAAAACCATGTCGGGAGCATCGACCTGTTTGAACATGTCTGTAACATGAACAATCAAAACCttgtaatgaagggaccagccccccatttccgcagccatgacagtaacaagtgctcgct
Encoded here:
- the Znf624 gene encoding LOW QUALITY PROTEIN: zinc finger protein 624 (The sequence of the model RefSeq protein was modified relative to this genomic sequence to represent the inferred CDS: inserted 2 bases in 2 codons; deleted 4 bases in 3 codons; substituted 1 base at 1 genomic stop codon), with translation MDCVGPHGGGTEEGAGTKETVLVKESVIFKDVAIDFTLEEWRLVDPTQRKLHKNVMLESYKNLLSLGLVVSKPDMISHLENGKHPWAVVREISRASYGDLKTKSATKDAILSENIFEKDLSQKIIVKKLAENGLWDSRMGRFGKWNERILKLQNIQRSHLSHTLITQKKTLAAQRGLRLGSALSPEPGIVTEKPGRKCQIHEKKLTEKLDLITDTHLGKIIYRDTKGNKTIRQTSEFILKKKSSTKEKPYNCSACEKAFCYKSLFIQHQRIHTKEKPYECNECGRNVQPALISQSTLKKIHTGGKPYKCDECGKVFIVSSSLLVYQRIHTKEKPCQCNVCGKPFSQCVCLNQPQRIQTGEKACKCIQCGKAFSDKSKLARHQETHNGEKPYKXKAFRNKSSXKTHTEAKPYKGNECGKSFKNTTIFNVHQRIHTREKPFRCNECGKTYNSNTRLVVHIRTHXGRGPYECNKCGKASGCIANLIEHQRIHAGEKPYKCDECGKTFISYSLLTVHHRMHTGEKPYKYSECGKASVRSPPLIIHQRVHTEEKPYLCNECGESFRVKFHLTVHQRTHTWEKPYKCTDCERAFTKMEHRKIHSGVKPYGCYDCGKSFRTKSYLIVHQRTHTGEKPHKCRECDKASTNTSQLTVYRGRHTGEKPDKCNECGKVFTSNSGFNSHQRTHTGEKPFKYNDCGKAFSQMVQVTEHQKIQSGEKPYKCDVCGKAFRRGLYLTVHWRTHTGEKPDACKECGKGCIALSQLTLHQRIHTGERPCKCEECGKAFRTNSDFTVHLRTHTEEKPYKCNDCGKAFGSGSRLTVHQKIHQRGTQLM